A genomic segment from Corallococcus soli encodes:
- a CDS encoding ornithine cyclodeaminase family protein — protein sequence MTAPAPRTLLISPTDLRAIVAGVGLNALMDELIQSLTVALRELDDSVTQVHKREGFSLTAEARPLGALEWMPVLRRGETLTMKVVGSCPANVLDAGLPTLIATHSLYDARTGHLMAVMDGVFATALRTGAASAVASRCLASPDSKVLGLVGCGAQAVTQLHALSRVFRLEQVLVHDVDPEAARSFVRRVAFLGLDVRPTLLADLESRSDILCTATTVAPGSGPVISGHGLKPHAHINAVGADRPGKTELPLALLRRSLVCPDLPSQARLEGECQQLHPDQIGPDLATVVQQPEEFQGWRERNTVFDSTGHALEDQVVTRMLLEYARRMGLGTWVTLEGLGGDPLDPYSLVHGDPPGLSELPRRATGS from the coding sequence ATGACGGCCCCGGCTCCTCGCACGCTCCTCATCAGTCCCACCGACCTGCGCGCCATCGTGGCGGGCGTGGGCCTGAATGCCTTGATGGATGAGCTCATCCAGTCGCTCACCGTGGCGCTGCGGGAGCTGGACGACTCTGTCACCCAGGTGCACAAGCGCGAGGGCTTCTCCCTCACGGCGGAGGCGCGGCCCCTGGGAGCGCTCGAGTGGATGCCCGTGCTGCGGCGGGGCGAGACCCTGACGATGAAGGTCGTGGGCTCCTGCCCCGCCAACGTCCTGGACGCGGGGCTGCCCACGCTCATCGCGACGCACAGCCTGTACGACGCGCGCACGGGCCACCTGATGGCGGTGATGGACGGGGTGTTCGCCACCGCGCTGCGCACCGGGGCGGCGTCGGCCGTGGCCAGCCGGTGTCTGGCGTCTCCGGACAGCAAGGTGCTGGGGCTGGTGGGCTGTGGCGCGCAGGCCGTCACCCAACTGCACGCGCTCAGCCGCGTGTTCCGGCTGGAGCAGGTGCTGGTGCACGACGTGGATCCGGAAGCGGCGCGCTCCTTCGTGCGGCGCGTGGCGTTCCTGGGGCTGGACGTGCGCCCCACCCTGCTGGCGGATCTGGAGTCGCGCTCGGACATCCTCTGCACCGCGACGACGGTGGCGCCGGGCTCCGGGCCGGTGATCTCCGGCCACGGGCTCAAGCCGCATGCGCACATCAACGCGGTGGGCGCGGATCGTCCGGGCAAGACGGAGCTGCCGCTGGCGCTGCTGCGCCGCAGCCTCGTGTGCCCGGACCTGCCCAGCCAGGCGCGGCTGGAGGGCGAGTGCCAGCAGCTCCACCCGGATCAGATTGGCCCGGACCTGGCCACGGTGGTGCAGCAGCCAGAGGAATTCCAGGGCTGGCGCGAGCGCAACACGGTGTTCGACTCCACCGGCCACGCGCTGGAGGATCAGGTCGTCACGCGCATGCTGCTGGAGTACGCGCGGCGCATGGGGCTGGGCACCTGGGTGACCCTGGAGGGGCTGGGCGGGGATCCGCTCGACCCCTACTCGCTGGTGCACGGCGACCCACCGGGCCTCTCCGAGCTGCCGCGCCGCGCCACCGGCTCCTGA